One Candidatus Obscuribacterales bacterium DNA segment encodes these proteins:
- a CDS encoding Tad domain-containing protein — translation MNRTPQRNQLGGIVIAVFVTCCLFLALFIFVGQFGVYLAEKKRAQDVVDAAGLAAANEFSRIIINDANFGYVSLSNYPPIGKATFAPDGEPLPVLGINTLIGTIRLGAVVARELNNPTMKYLADNDRSALQLTIEQLNDALEESLTSSHGPSQHDINGEVVDPCDAVTKYLNAHLPADMEVVSVKLSNGWLANGGTTTIPVPKPEKIAQVSFGDSLDGKYKAFVDVAVDENSFSFAGVGPHSTLVNASEFKEPDTEHISSIVKLDCVIGLKKKPLLAYGADMCSKFNCVVCCQPYTQADTSTNGAMTVRFSGGPVRGLEAWSDFLNSSNFQDHQVTAYEIVGGDYPIDWNSRMKPVQSQEPEGTSQQFAANLYYWLRNGHVRAQLDSILSMINEPFKNGPAQVYVYQFADGGAISRNIILGKPFPTGIISDNQVSSVADTSVEGGVSPVIIFRNNVRNLGTQYGGKHCGQPLAGYPLNWQALHEVGNEQALGTRFGLRSSYASGLALDIEIGGTKKEDPYAIRRPPPREI, via the coding sequence ATGAATAGGACACCACAGCGTAATCAATTAGGAGGCATAGTCATAGCTGTCTTCGTTACCTGCTGCCTATTCCTTGCTCTCTTCATTTTTGTTGGACAGTTTGGCGTCTATCTCGCAGAAAAAAAACGTGCTCAAGATGTTGTTGATGCTGCCGGATTGGCTGCTGCCAATGAGTTTTCCAGGATAATTATTAATGATGCCAACTTTGGTTATGTATCGCTGAGTAATTATCCGCCTATAGGCAAGGCAACGTTTGCCCCTGATGGTGAACCGTTGCCTGTCTTAGGTATCAACACTTTAATTGGTACTATTCGACTTGGCGCAGTTGTTGCTCGCGAGCTAAATAATCCGACGATGAAATATTTAGCGGACAATGACAGGTCGGCATTACAGTTGACGATTGAACAGTTGAATGATGCTTTGGAAGAGTCGCTCACAAGTTCGCATGGTCCAAGTCAGCATGACATTAATGGGGAAGTAGTTGATCCCTGTGATGCTGTTACGAAGTATTTGAATGCTCATTTGCCGGCTGATATGGAAGTTGTTTCCGTAAAGCTATCTAATGGTTGGTTAGCCAACGGAGGCACCACAACCATTCCTGTGCCTAAGCCGGAAAAAATAGCACAGGTGTCTTTTGGCGATTCGCTTGATGGCAAATATAAGGCGTTCGTTGATGTTGCCGTTGATGAGAATTCTTTTTCTTTTGCCGGTGTGGGTCCTCATTCGACGTTAGTGAATGCATCTGAATTTAAAGAGCCAGATACCGAGCACATAAGTTCAATCGTAAAACTCGATTGTGTAATTGGGTTGAAGAAAAAACCGCTTTTAGCCTACGGAGCTGATATGTGCTCCAAATTTAATTGTGTTGTGTGCTGTCAGCCTTATACACAAGCTGATACATCGACCAACGGTGCTATGACGGTTCGTTTTTCAGGAGGGCCTGTACGGGGACTTGAAGCTTGGAGCGATTTTTTGAATAGTTCTAATTTTCAAGACCATCAAGTAACCGCCTACGAAATAGTTGGCGGTGATTATCCTATCGATTGGAATTCGCGTATGAAACCAGTCCAATCGCAAGAGCCGGAAGGCACGTCACAACAATTCGCAGCCAATCTCTATTATTGGTTGAGAAACGGACATGTGCGAGCGCAGCTCGATTCCATTTTGTCTATGATCAATGAACCATTTAAAAATGGACCAGCTCAAGTATATGTCTATCAATTTGCCGATGGTGGAGCAATTTCTAGAAACATAATTTTAGGCAAGCCTTTTCCAACAGGAATTATCTCTGACAATCAAGTGTCTTCCGTTGCTGACACAAGTGTCGAAGGTGGAGTATCACCTGTAATTATCTTTAGGAACAACGTGCGAAATCTTGGTACGCAATATGGCGGCAAACATTGTGGACAGCCATTGGCAGGTTATCCTCTAAATTGGCAAGCATTGCATGAGGTAGGCAACGAGCAAGCATTAGGAACTCGCTTTGGACTCAGAAGTTCCTATGCCAGTGGACTTGCATTGGATATAGAAATTGGCGGCACGAAAAAGGAAGATCCTTACGCTATTCGTCGCCCACCACCACGAGAGATTTAG